In a genomic window of Punica granatum isolate Tunisia-2019 chromosome 6, ASM765513v2, whole genome shotgun sequence:
- the LOC116212113 gene encoding uncharacterized protein LOC116212113, whose amino-acid sequence MQLPQKIKVPEFQRYYGTTDPRHHLRHYWGKMLQYWDYEEFVIHTFQDSLAGAALDWYMSLKAADIPTWADLSSKFIDQYRYYAETPPTLLELSTMEMTEDQGFEAYAVKWRARAAKHVPPISEAQQIQLFHSTLKGAYYLHLLAHTSSFSNLIDAGKKVDIGIKLGKIEGPVEKKEGESSKRAATGTTGNRRGKDTSVNAVNSGHQAPQQYSISYTPAPPATQAYAPPSVHYQQQPPTQQAYYSAPPASFPSSVPQQYAHNYAPAPPPIQQSRPPASRTPQPVQRAPAPQDQQGIATQTRRKQFTPLPAPLSYIYRQLLAGNKIRSIAPNPDFDPTIQDQSRRCEYHQGAPGHTTDNCWKLRERIQQLIDDKQLTFNAVKPPNVQSNPLPDHGSSSGPSINMIGACAIGEYETGQEAPAPFVIEYVPAEAGVGYAGFDATPTPFVIEVPAREPYQDSKVPWTYEGSVGNLESQFSVMGVTRSGRVYENPKAANKGKALAMPEVAPEASSIPQKKVTEEEAEAFMKIIKASEYKVVEQMGKSPAHISLLALLLGSEPHREALLRVLTAAQIPKETAPERIEETISSIFSNNISFSDDELPSEGWAHSRALHIMNVDFNRIRPSKTAVRAFDGSRREVNGEIDLVIEVGPCSFAVTFQVLDIPNAFSLLLGRPWIHAAGAVPSSLHQRIKFIAEDRLITVKGEEDYAIYKEKAVLLRHNYIPGTGLGAHGQGINRPIEVKEYKNKRGIGFRSSCHEIIEARRGKHLHRLAARYGKINRGIPVQPLSYFFPGPPHIVGGTLDGLSSDSDSEPVDLPNICAVTEETTPGAYIRLAQENEELNNWTSVPRYSVVIADV is encoded by the exons ATGCAGCTACCCCAAAAGATTAAGGTGCCTGAATTCCAGAGGTACTACGGCACGACCGACCCtcgtcaccatctccgtcactactgGGGAAAAATGCTGCAGTACTGGGACTACGAAGAGTTTGTCATCCATACGTTCCAGGATAGTTTGGCAGGAGCGGCTCTGGATTGGTACATGTCACTGAAAGCTGCAGATATCCCCACGTGGGCAGACCTCTCAagcaaattcatcgaccagtacagGTACTATGCGGAGACGCCCCCGACTCTGCTGGAGCTCAGCACGATGGAGATGACCGAGGACCAGGGCTTCGAGGCCTATGCAGTGAAGTGGCGAGCAAGAGCGGCGAAGCACGTCCCTCCGATCAGTGAGGCACAGCAGAtccaattattccactccactCTTAAAGGGGCCTACTACTTGCACTTGTTGGCCCACACGTCTTCATTCTCTAACCTTATCGACGCCGGAAAGAAGGTCGACATCGGCATTAAGCTCGGCAAGATAGAAGGTCCGGTCGAGAAAAAGGAGGGAGAGTCCTCGAAGAGGGCGGCCACTGGGACAACGGGAAACAGGAGAGGGAAAGACACGTCCGTCAACGCTGTCAACTCAGGGCACCAGGCTCCCCAGCAATATTCCATAAGCTATACGCCCGCACCACCGGCCACTCAAGCGTATGCCCCACCTTCGGTGCATTATCAACAACAACCCCCAACACAGCAAGCTTACTATTCCGCTCCGCCGGCTTCCTTTCCGTCGTCGGTCCCGCAGCAATACGCCCATAATTATGCCCCTGCTCCTCCTCCGATTCAACAAAGTAggcccccggcttcgagaactcctcagccgGTGCAACGGGCTCCGGCTCCGCAGGACCAACAGGGCATCGCAACACAAACGCGGCGTAAGCAGTTCACACCTCTGCCGGCTCCGCTCTCCTACATATACCGGCAACTCCTCGCGGGTAACAAGATCCGATCGATAGCACCTAACCCTGATTTCgacccaaccatccaagatcagagTCGGCGCTGCGAGTACCATCAGGGCGCGCCCGGTCACACCACTGACAATTGTTGGAAACTACGGGAGAGGATCCAACAGTTGATTGATGACAAGCAACTCACGttcaacgccgtcaaacccccgaacgtgcaatcaaatcctcttcccgatCACGGGTCGAGCTCAGGACCCAGCATTAACATGATCGGTGCTTGCGCTATAGGGGAGTACGAGACCGGACAGGAGGCACCGGCCCCGTTTGTGATCGAATATGTTCCTGCAGAAGCTGGTGTAGGGTACGCAGGGTTCGATGCCACGCCCACCCCATTCGTGATAGAAGTCCCCGCACGAGAGCCATATCAAGATAGCAAGGTCCCGTGGACCTACGAGGGAAGTGTTGGGAACCTCGAGAGCCAATTTagcgtcatgggcgtgacgcgcTCGGGTCGAGTCTATGAAAATCCGAAGGCTgcaaacaaagggaaagccctgGCAATGCCCGAAGTCGCCCCGGAAGCCTCGTCCATTCCCCAGAAGAAggtgactgaagaagaagctgaggcCTTCATGAAGATTATCAAGGCAAGCGAATACAAGGTCGTTGAACAAATGGGCAAATCTCCAGCCCACATTTCACTACTCGCCCTCCTCTTGGGTTCAGAGCCACATCGTGAAGCGCTTCTGAGGGTCCTAACAGCAGCGCAAATCCCCAAAGAAACGGCTCCGGAGCGGATTGAAGAGACTATCAGTTCGATCTTCTCCAACAACATTTCATTTTCAGATGATGAACTTCCCTCAGAAGGGTGGGCACACTCGCGGGCactacacatt atgaacgtggactttAACCGCATCCGTCCGAGCAAAACtgcggttcgagccttcgacggctcgcGGAGGGAAGTAAATGGAGAGATCGACCTGGTGATCGAGGTGGGTCCCTGCTCATTCGCTGTTACGTTCCAAGTCCTAGACATTCCGAATGCTTTCAgcttgttgctcgggagaccgtgGATCCATGCAGCTggcgccgttccttcgtcCCTACACCAAAGGATTAAATTCATCGCAGAAGATCGACTTATCACGGTCAAGGGTGAGGAGGACTACGCCATTTACAAGGAGAAAGCT GTTTTGctgcgccacaattacatcccCGGCACCGGACTCGGAGCACATGGGCaggggatcaaccgccccatcgaGGTCAAAGAGTACAAGAACAAGAGGGGAATCGGTTTTCGCTCTTCCTGTCACGAGATTATTGAGGCCCGCAGGGGCAAGCACCTTCACCGTCTCGCTGCACGCTATgggaagatcaacaggggcatcccgGTTCAGCCGCTCTCCTACTTTTTTCCTGGGCCTCCACACATCGTCGGAGGTACACTTGACGGTCTCTCCTCGGATTCAGACAGCGAGCCTGTTGACCTACCAAACATatgcgccgtcaccgaggagacaaCTCCAGGGGCTTACATCCGCCtcgcgcaggaaaatgaggaactcaacaactggacctcagtcccgcgttaCTCGGTtgtaatcgccgatgtgtaa